A region of the Phaseolus vulgaris cultivar G19833 chromosome 11, P. vulgaris v2.0, whole genome shotgun sequence genome:
GTTCGGCTTAAGGATAGGAACACTCAACACAAACATATTAACCATTGAGGTCCACCAATACTGAGTAAAGTTGATGTGAGTTGAATTGGCACAAGACAAGGTACAACATAATAAGTAGGCTTAAGGACAGTTCAATGGAGGACATTGCCTTCCAAATGAAGAGCCAAACTCGTAAGAATCATGAGTGTCATATCCTTATACACAAATATAGGGCGAAAATGGAAAGTAAAGCAAGATCAACACATGAACACAAGTAGAAacacaatataaaataattaaactgaTTAAAAACAACAACTAACATAtatgaaccgattgaaaggaGAATTAAGTGTTGGAAATAAAAGGAAACACAAGAGAAACAAGAACAAATGGTGGAAATTAAAGAACAACACCTAAAAAGACAAACTACCGATTGGAATTGCTAGAAACATGGAAATGGAGATGGAAGGAAGAAGGAGCTTAATTGGATAAAGACTTGAAGGAGATGGACatgccacttggatggtgaaaactccaagatgagtgctagttgccaccacttgaagccctccaaagctcacaagataagacttagTGAAGGAGATCAAAtttctcacaattctctctcaatttgagtagagtttcctttcttcaatttctaaATTCTGAATTACATGAGCAATGTCTCTCTATTTATAGTAGAAGAGggatgaaaaatgaaaagacaCAATTGAAATTCAAGAGCTAACTTTGGCGCCAACTTACAAGTCACATGAGAAGTGTGACTTGCTTTCCTACTTTGGCACCTTCTAAAAACCCTATCTACACCTACtcttatgtcacatggaaggtgtgacatGGTTTGTTCATTAGTACACCTTATttaatatctacacctcccttttaaagttctattaaaaaactatacaaaagtaattacaaaaagagtCATCAAATGATGCTCATCTcccaaagctttagccatgctcctagtaatcctTTGAGGCAAGAAGGATGTTGAGCTCatgggttgggcttgggccccctcttgggcttgggcctcagaCGCCTCCTCTACTTGGTCTTCATCAAAAATGCTCAGTCAGCTTACGGTTAACTCATTCATTTTCGCTCTCCAACAAGGTTCACTACTAGTCTCAGTTGCTCGATCGACCACCCCACCTGGAGCGTAAACCAAGTCAAAACCAGACCCTGTCCCACCACCCTCAACATCAGCACCTGAAGGTCCCctataagaagaaaaagatgaggAGGACCCGCTTGGAGACTAAGAAGAATTTGAAGAAGACATTACTAACCTAGAAAGGCGAACGGACAACACCTCACCACAATGATAGATTCTGGAGTTAGATGAGAGCAATGTGAAGCAAAGAGAATGAGGGAACACCTATTTATAAGATCCCACCCTCGGCCATACGAAGTGTCACACCATTTAAATCATTAGATTGATCCACATCTAACAATTCTCATTTAAAAATACGGATACTGAGGTAGTCCAAAATTTTCCCACCAAAGGATCTTTCGGGAACATTATAAAGCACATCCTCTCAAAGCCAGATTTGCAGATTCAACATATAGTCCTATCCCATCCAATCGCAAAGCCATCGTACAACCTTGTCTCAGAGCAATCGTACGTACCCATGCCATCCAACACCGATTCATGATGAAACCGTATCAAGACTCTTCAAGATAACTCTCTCGGTCATGGGAGGCAAGTGTACTGCTAGGAACCGAATGGTCCTAGGACGCCATGATTCTTGGTACCAACCGAACGATATAAGAAGGTATTAACAAAAAATGTATTAACACAAAGTTAAATCATATGAAAAATTAGGTAATATGAACACTAATCATGACACACATATTAATCTAGGCCCAACCGTAAAAGGGCTCATCATACCGTATAAATAGGCACGACAACCAAGgaaaaggtacgtcattattaaatttattgcACCATACCGACTGAATACTTACTTGAGTGTCGAAGAACCTTTTACAAGTGTACTCCCAACTGAGAGTCGAAGCACGAGCACTGACTGATGaatctaaagaagaaaagagatcATGACCGAAATGATTAGTTGTTCAACCGGTTGAAGATACTCTCTCAGCCCCTCGTACAAGAAAAAACATTATACGAAAGTGAAACATTTGTCTATAACTCGTTatcttttacaaataaaaaattcaaaactttGAGAAGTTGGCttctaaaaaaaatgtaaagtgCAAATTAAAACAttctataaaaataaacatttgtcaaAAACTCGCTTCTTATattctataaataaaatatttaaaatttgagagTACAAAGAATAAGCTTGAGAGTAAGAGAAGAATAAAAATAGGTGCATATATTATTATCTGAAAGGCAATTTTGTTCTATTATCTTATTAtaatagaaattttattaaCTGAGCAAAGCCCTTATGATTTCCTCTTCTGAAATGAAATAATCCACCGTTCAAATCTATAATATtataagtttttctttttttctaaatgCTCTATAATACGATGgatacatttaaattttttataaagacttctaaaaaagtaaaaaaagtaATTCAAGTTACAAGTTATTTGTAgtatataaatttgaatttaactTCTTTCCTTTTCCATTCTCTATATATTTTCTCAAAATTCAGAGACCCTTTCTCATTTGCTTTGCTTCAATTAGGGGATTCAGTTTGGAAGTACCTGACAGCACGTTAGAACTTCTCTAATTTTTCCTAACTTTTGTATTTTTTCCTAAAGGAGCACAAGGATTGCGGTAAGGAAAAAGCTAGATTTTATTTGATTTcactctaaaaaaatatttaacataatttatttattagtatATATTTACATCAATTTCAGATCTGATGTAGATGTGATTGATGTAATAAgtaaaatagtttttacatCACTTCTTAAATCGAagtaaaatctaaaaatattacaataattatgactaaaattgatataatggaTGTCTTGTAAAGCattttttagttgatttttGAAGGACATAATACATCAGTTCTATAAGGTAATTAATGTAATATGCTACATTGGTTTGTCTTAAAAAATCTATATAATATGTCATCTAATCAGTTCAAAATCATGGTTATTGAATTAAAATACGAATGTTTTTCATGTATTTTCAATCGTGAATCGAATGTTATGATGAATCCTAATATACATAACTATAATCAGTATAACCCAATAACAAAATCCTTAaacaattattaatttttatataaaaaataaataatataacaaaGAGTTGTATATTAAttcaaacttattttattttcaaaataaaattaaacaaaaagaaCCCTTAAATAAcaacttaataaaaaatatatgaataaatatatgctaatttaaataatattaagaaaattttataaaagaaataaactaaaaacaaaatattaaataacaactaattttatttaacaaaaaatataataattttatatattattttttttataaagaaacaaaataaaaaattacataaaaaatattactaccATTGCAAAATATGAAAGCTGAGCAAATAAATCATTGAAGTTGTTTgggcaagaaaagataaaaaaaatgttgaaaaggcatattttaaaatattaatctaaAGACCAAAAACCTATTCATaattctctctcttctctctcacgttgatcttctttctcttctctttcctATTCATCTTCTTCCATATTTTGTCGCTCCCATCTTGATACAACCCATTAAGTTATGACACTTCACAAATATgtcagtcatctcagcatcCAAGGCAAAACTCCACCAAACTTTAGAAGAAtctcagcagaagaagaactgGACATGAGCTAGAGCATtagatgttctttcttctggtatTTTTgaaagacaagtttatgtaaataaattaggcTCACTGTAGGAtcaaaatagaagaataagttAGAGTAGGGTGCACTTAGTATATTTTAGGTTTGTGCCAAAGTCCACTTTTCATGACAATGCACCTAGGattagggtttttaacctagtttctagaagatgtAGGCTAGCTTGGGAGGCACTCcactttgacctaccttctagaaggtttctcacaaatggcACCCCTACCCTTCTATCTTGCTTTCCAAgtcactctctcctataaatagagtgtcttTTCTCATGTATttgacacattgaattttgaatagaaaaaaaactCTGTCAGAGTGTTTAGTGAGTTCAGTCTCCTAGAATTTGGGTTTTATCTTAGAGAGTAGTGCACCTTAAGTGGCggctcttcaccactcatcttggagtctcctccccctccaagtggcgtgacgaCACTCTCACCATCCATAagctttctctttctcttcattttttcttttcttcaccatGCGCCATTTCCTTTCCTTCTTATGATCATGTGTTCTTATTTTCCCCTTTTTGGTTTCTATATTGTTTGTCTTTCCATTTATATGCTCTTTAATTTTCacacctcatcatcatcatcaccttatattgtgtttttctctttaccctctagaagtgaacattcacacttacttaaccacttagTTAAGTTTGTGTCTAGTGTGAATATTCTTTGGCTTTCTAACCATATTCTGCTTAAAACAAAAACTCGTAAACAAAGTGCcaccataaaatgtgcaatcctaaaatcaactccaTCACATCTTCTATATGGTTCATCTTCTAACAGGTTCATACTGCGTTGGTCCTATTTTCTAATATTCATCATTACAAAAAATCGTATAAAcacttatagttttaatataataattattaaaaactattataattaacattatgaTACGACACTTAATTAAATAACTGTcacatttcatattaaaaatatgatatttataattattattttataaaatatatcatattttaaatcTCACGTTTTCATTTCCTCCATTagatttactttattttttcctAAAAGATTTCATTTCACACACTTCTCCAAAGTTTGGATTTTCCAAAATCCTATTCTCATCTTCATTCTTGATTCCCTAAAATTTCTCAAAATCCTTTGTTTCTTCGTCATTCTAAATctccaaatttttttctttgttcaaCCTAGCCCTCACTCGCACCTTCACCGTAACCCATTTTCCGTCAATCTCATTCACACTGAGTTTCTCACAATGACTCCTTACCATCAACTGGATTGCGAATTGTCAGCCTCACTATCAGACTCACTGATTTTGTTTCGAACACGATGTTAAGAGGTAAGTTTCCCTCTCGTCAGCTTCACTCATGGTCAAATTgggattttttaataaatttgtggATCATGTGCAATGTGGTATTTGAATacttatttattgaatttttaaaattaagcaaagtttagatattaaattatgtaaatttaatttaatctatGATTTGGTTGGTTATTTTAGGTTTTATTGGAACTTTGCTATCTATGAAGCTCCAACATGGCTCAAAAACCCTGCTTCCATAGTTTGGACACATGCCGGATACAAACACGTGTGTCAGACACACCCAACTTTTGGACATGTCGATAATAATACGGTCCACCTCCTTGGTCACATTTGTCACAAAAAACTAGCGAGAAAAGAGAAAGACGGTGTCGTGAGTTGTAGTGACAACAATGTTTCGCGCAAGCTCACGGTTCCCCTAATCTCCATACTGGAGTATACATTATGGCAACGACACAAGCCTCTACCTTCAGAGACGGAAGGTTGATGGCGTTGGGTGGCGGGGGAACGTGAATGATCTCCAGAATTTCTTTAGAGATGGACAACAAGGGGATGGTGACAACACTGTGACCGAGAAAAGTTTTGTGGTGGTGGTGACAACAACGAGACGTGAGAGGTGAGGCAGAGAGCCAAAAGAAAGAGGATTATGACGATGAGGAATCctttcaatttaaatttaaatatgatttattatataattctataattatataatattttgtattttttataattcaaatattatatttttattttagtttatttttaaattacaaacataaaattaaattttatactttaaatctatttttaaataataaattaaaattttattaaagattaatattttaagataatattgAACTTTTACTTAAGAaaaatatacactacaagaaaatcatgaaatagaaaccaatttgtagaaaccaaaataattagttacaatagtaactaaattagagaccattttagaaactaaaaagaaatttggtttctaaattagtttctattgttttctattattgttaaatagtttctaaattggtatctaattagcaaccaaggtttttgctaccaaatttagaaactaaataattggtagttaaaaccttagttgctaattagatatcaatttagaaactatttgacaataatagaaaataatagaaactaatttagaaaccaaattttttttttagtttctaaaatggtctctattttagttcctatggtaactaattattttggtttctaaaaattggtttctatttcatgattttcttgtagtgataaatattaaagatcatatttttttaataatcttattaaaataatatatatatatatatataaaccttaaataaatataatatattatactataaaatataaaataatcttaaataatattatatatacatataaagatcgtcttataattataatttaatcgtGTCTTCATGTCGTATCATATTTGTGTTTATGATTCATAGTTGATAATAACATTTTACAATATCTGGAGTTTGTTTTTCCGAGAACAAAAGAGTGCAAGGACCGTCACAAAATTTTAATGGATAGAAGTACTGGGGATGGTGCAGATAGTGCTGAAGATTCACAGGGTCTTCACAGTCTTATCCTTCTACATTACCTGGAACTCCTAAGGCAtggatttcttttcatttttcatgcATTATTTGGATGCATTGGGGAAATGTGATGTTATTCAGTGGCTTCAATTGAAGTCtcattctgaaaaaaaaattataaagtttaGACAGAAGCAACATTACCTTAAGAATCAGTTTGAATTCATAACATTTACGTCTGGAAATATTAAAAGATGCAGAGACACTTAAAATTTGGCATGgtatactttattttaattattggaCATCTTACAAATCCTGATACACTTCAATTCACAATTTGAAAAATAGGCCTTTTGATTCATGATTTGAATCTTGATTTGGTACCTTCTTATTTATCATTCTGACTTTAAGGGAAAGAAGAAAAGCAAAGAATTTGGAAAAGTGATTCTGAGAAATATTATTAGCACACATTTGCGAGtctatttatacatattaaaggatacggataccaaaattatagaaggatcctaatattaattgagagagacttttctaatgatcagttgtttctctttatagaggagaataattgggtgtcttttctaatgatcaattgtttctctttatagagaagAATAATTGggagtcttttctaattatcagttgtttctctttatagaggtaaataacctttattttgtctttgtgtgttatgattctagtatttaattattgattatttccttctttagttaaacctagaataagtgtactacttgtatatattcagaccatttgtttttatttcaataataagaaagaagagatattctttgtcttcagtttactcttttgctcatctctgttctattttgtaatatggtttCAGAGCTCTGATCATCAAAGCTCTGCTTGCTACATTTATTCATGGGTGAAGTTGATGATCCCTCACAAGATCTTAgttcaccttaccatgttagttcatCAGATAATCATTCCTTTCTTATTGTCCCTATTATTCTTGAGGGACCAAATTATCATCATTGGTCTCGTTCGTTTCAAATGAGCTTAATTTCAAAGAACAAAATAGGTTTCATTGATGGAACTATAAAAGCTCCCAACAATACCAACTCATTGTTTCCAACATGGCAGAGAGCCAATATGTTGGTTGTTTCGTGGATTCTCAAGGTTGTTTCTCAATCCATCGCACAGAGCATCATCTGTATGGACAATGCCTTTGACATATGGAATGATTTAAAGGAAAGGTTCTCACAAGGAGACATGATTCGTATATCTGATATCCAGGAGatgatttcttcttttaaacaaGGTGAGTTGACTGTTACAAACTATTTCACTCGGTTAAAAATTCTTTGGGATGAACTTGATCTTTTCCACCCGCTATCCGCTTCTTCATGTGCCTCTAAATGCAATACTCTTGTGAATgtttctaaatataaaacacaagACCAGATCATCAAATTTCTAAGGGGGCTAAATGATAATTATTCGACTGTGAGAACTCAAATTCTATTGATGGACCCTTTGCCATCCTTGAATAAAGTTTGCTCTCTTGTTACACAACAAGAGAGGCAAATATTAGGTGATCAATCCAAGGCAATGATTGCTACTAGCAAAGGAGGTTATAAAAACAATGCTACAACCTATGGCAGAGGTGCTGGATACGGAAGAGGAAGCAATGGAAGAGGatatacttccaaaatttgtAGTCATTGTAGAAAGACGAggcataccattgatacatgctataaaaagcatggctttccacctcatttcatgtttaaaaatTAGAATCATGATCGGAGTCATACTAATGCAGTTTTTCATaatacaaatttcaataataatgagcagaatcatgaaggttcaaagtcagaagtggagtctcaacaaattggttttactcctgagcagtatcaaacattgttagctcttttacaacagACCAAAATCCAGTGGCAATGCTTCTAATCAAGTCTCTGTTATTCCCTCCAACCCCTCCAATCAAACaggtaataattttatttcttcttttagttcttggattattgatagtggtgctactgatcacatttgttcatccttaacttatttcacttcatatcatcaaattgatcctctttatgtcaaattaccaaatggaaatcaagtcattgccaattattctggaactgtttttctcaatcaaaatcatgtcatagacaatgttttgtacattccttgcttcaattttaatcttctttccgtagcaaaattgattgataaactatcttgtgttcttacctttgactctaatggttgtcacattcaGGACAAGATATCTATGAAGATGATTGGAATCGCTAAGACgcaagatagactttatatactcaggatcTCATCTTACCAGAAACTTCAAATTAAACCCCTTGAATGTACACACACCATCAATACTGTTaatgtcagtgctagtgatctagaaaccctttggcattttcgattaggtcatatttcaaataaatgtattgatgttatcaagaataaattttcttttgttaaatataacaaatcttttgtttgtgatgtttgtcattttgcaaagcaaaaaagactttattttcctattagtacatctaaatcaaaaaaatgttttgatttaattcatgtagatatttggggaccatactcaataccatcaattcatagtcataaatattttttttatcatagttTATGACTATTTGAGGTacacatggatttttcttttgaaacaaaaatctgaagttgttaaggttttggaaaattttgttatttttgttcaaatacagtttgagacaacaataaaaataataagtgaTAATGGAATTgaatttttcatgactaatttttttgtcagtaaaggaataatacatcaaacatcatgtgtcaatactccacaacaaaatagtatagttgagaggaaacatggtcatttattagATGTAGCAAGAACTCTTATaatacaatctcatttacccaaaattGATTGGTCATATTCTATGATACATGTTgcgcatattataaacatgtttcccacacctgttttaaattattcttctcctcatgaaatgtttttcaaaactgatgcaaattttaatggattaaaggtgtttggttctttatgttatgc
Encoded here:
- the LOC137836054 gene encoding uncharacterized protein → MGEVDDPSQDLSSPYHVSSSDNHSFLIVPIILEGPNYHHWSRSFQMSLISKNKIGFIDGTIKAPNNTNSLFPTWQRANMLVVSWILKVVSQSIAQSIICMDNAFDIWNDLKERFSQGDMIRISDIQEMISSFKQGELTVTNYFTRLKILWDELDLFHPLSASSCASKCNTLVNVSKYKTQDQIIKFLRGLNDNYSTVRTQILLMDPLPSLNKVCSLVTQQERQILGDQSKAMIATSKGGYKNNATTYGRGAGYGRGSNGRGYTSKICSHCRKTRPKSSGNASNQVSVIPSNPSNQTGQDIYEDDWNR